In Leptolyngbya sp. CCY15150, a genomic segment contains:
- a CDS encoding NYN domain-containing protein — MASLTNRLSIFVDGNNMFYAQQKNGWFFDPKRVLEYFTNPSDVRLINAFWYTGLKDAQDQRGFRDALISLGYTVRTKILKEYYDDTSGRYSQKANLDIEIVVDMFNTVDQYDCVILFSGDGDFERAIELLRSKNTHITVVSTEGMIARELRNATDRYIDLNDIRPQIEKVDG, encoded by the coding sequence ATGGCTAGTCTTACAAACCGTCTTTCTATCTTTGTAGACGGGAACAATATGTTCTATGCCCAGCAAAAAAATGGCTGGTTCTTTGACCCCAAACGGGTTCTAGAGTATTTTACTAATCCTTCCGATGTGCGCCTGATCAATGCCTTTTGGTATACCGGGCTCAAGGATGCCCAAGACCAGCGGGGCTTTCGGGATGCGTTGATTAGCCTAGGCTATACGGTGCGCACCAAGATCCTGAAAGAATATTATGACGATACCTCGGGGCGCTATTCCCAAAAGGCCAATCTTGATATTGAGATCGTCGTGGATATGTTCAACACGGTGGATCAGTACGATTGCGTCATTTTGTTTAGCGGTGATGGCGATTTTGAGCGGGCGATTGAACTGCTGCGCTCCAAGAATACCCACATCACGGTGGTGTCTACAGAAGGCATGATTGCTCGGGAACTGCGCAACGCCACCGATCGCTATATTGACCTCAATGACATCCGCCCCCAAATTGAGAAGGTAGACGGTTAA
- a CDS encoding 2-isopropylmalate synthase: MNTQSQPDRIIIFDTTLRDGEQSPGATLNVEEKLAIARQLARLGVDVIEAGFPFASPGDFEAVQKIAQQVGTEDGPTICGLARATRQDIQAAADAVSPAAKPRIHTFIATSDIHLEYKLRKTRAEVLAIAEEMVGFAKSFVDDVEFSPEDAGRSDPEFLYQVLERAIAAGATTINIPDTVGYTTPSEFGAIIRGITEHVPNIDQAIISVHGHNDLGLAVANFLEAVKNGARQLECTINGIGERAGNAALEELVMALHVRRQYFNPFLGRPAESEAPLTNIDTRQIYKTSRMVSNLTGMFVQPNKAIVGANAFAHESGIHQDGVLKHKLTYEIMDAQSIGLTDNQIVLGKHSGRNAFRTRLKELGFELGDQELNRAFLRFKELADKKKEITDWDLEAIVNDEIQHTPARYQLEHLQVSCGDHSKPTATVTLLTPDGQELTDAAIGTGPVDAVYRAINRVIDLPNELIEFSVQSVTAGIDAIGEVTVRVRHEDRIFSGHSANTDIVVASAHAYVNALNRLSFVLEQGRSLHPQHPVTAAVAQA; the protein is encoded by the coding sequence ATGAACACCCAGTCTCAGCCCGACCGCATTATCATTTTCGATACGACGCTTCGCGATGGTGAACAATCACCCGGTGCAACGCTGAACGTCGAAGAAAAGCTAGCGATCGCTCGGCAACTGGCACGACTGGGTGTAGACGTGATTGAAGCCGGATTTCCCTTTGCTAGCCCTGGCGACTTTGAAGCGGTGCAGAAAATTGCCCAGCAGGTGGGCACGGAGGATGGCCCGACGATCTGCGGACTAGCCCGCGCCACCCGGCAAGATATCCAGGCGGCGGCCGATGCCGTCAGTCCGGCAGCCAAGCCCCGGATTCACACTTTCATCGCCACGTCGGATATTCACTTGGAATATAAGCTGCGCAAGACCCGCGCCGAGGTGTTGGCGATCGCTGAAGAGATGGTGGGCTTCGCCAAGTCCTTTGTAGACGATGTGGAATTTTCGCCGGAAGATGCCGGTCGCTCTGATCCCGAATTTTTGTATCAAGTGTTGGAACGGGCGATCGCCGCTGGAGCCACCACCATTAATATCCCCGACACCGTCGGCTATACAACGCCTAGCGAATTTGGGGCGATCATTCGCGGCATCACCGAACATGTGCCCAACATTGACCAAGCGATTATTTCCGTCCATGGTCACAATGACTTGGGCTTAGCGGTAGCCAACTTCCTGGAAGCCGTGAAGAATGGCGCTCGCCAGCTTGAATGCACCATCAACGGCATTGGCGAACGGGCCGGCAATGCGGCACTGGAAGAATTGGTGATGGCGCTGCACGTGCGTCGTCAGTACTTCAATCCTTTCTTGGGTCGCCCCGCCGAATCGGAAGCACCCCTCACCAACATCGACACCCGGCAGATCTACAAGACCTCCCGCATGGTCTCCAACTTGACGGGCATGTTTGTGCAGCCCAACAAAGCGATCGTGGGTGCCAATGCCTTTGCCCATGAGTCTGGTATTCACCAAGATGGCGTCCTCAAGCATAAGCTCACCTACGAAATCATGGATGCCCAGTCCATTGGGCTCACCGATAACCAAATTGTCTTGGGCAAGCATTCCGGACGCAATGCCTTCCGCACCCGCCTCAAGGAGCTAGGCTTTGAGTTGGGCGATCAGGAACTCAATCGCGCCTTTCTCCGCTTTAAAGAGTTGGCGGACAAGAAGAAAGAGATCACCGATTGGGATCTGGAAGCGATCGTCAACGATGAAATTCAACATACCCCGGCGCGCTACCAGCTTGAGCACCTGCAGGTGTCCTGCGGCGATCATTCTAAACCCACGGCAACGGTCACCCTATTGACCCCCGATGGTCAAGAACTCACCGATGCGGCGATTGGTACAGGGCCCGTGGATGCGGTCTATCGCGCCATCAACCGGGTCATTGACCTGCCCAATGAGCTGATTGAGTTCTCCGTGCAGTCGGTGACCGCAGGCATTGATGCCATTGGGGAAGTGACGGTGCGAGTGCGCCATGAGGATCGGATTTTCTCCGGGCACTCCGCCAACACCGATATTGTGGTGGCCTCCGCCCATGCCTACGTAAATGCCCTGAACCGCCTGTCTTTTGTGCTGGAACAGGGGCGATCGCTCCATCCCCAGCATCCCGTGACCGCAGCGGTTGCCCAAGCCTAG
- a CDS encoding PEP-CTERM sorting domain-containing protein, with amino-acid sequence MKFTAFLPSLLAASSVAIATALPATAATLVTGSTDIYQFENTLPTGDSNLSGDSFADAFRFRVTSSSEGTVLFRFLVAPPSSANYFVSQIYFNYFNPDATSPLLSDPVIGVNNVGVVNFQATSGNLSQGDDPGVGFLAENTFFSAGVNTSNTVNRLSGGETLGIRFTGDLAAVLVALESNTLRIGLDVQGFPDGSDSFVSGSSPVVEEPPVVEEPPVVEEPPVVEEPPVVEEPPVVEEPPVVEEPPVVEEPPIVEEPPVVEEPPVVEEPVVEEPPVIEEPVVEEPPVVEEPVVEEPPVVEEPVVEEPPVVEEPVVEEPPVVEDPVVSQPPIEEVPEPMTLLGTGLAIGFGAWFKRRQRNA; translated from the coding sequence ATGAAGTTCACAGCATTTCTACCATCTTTGTTGGCTGCGAGTAGTGTAGCGATCGCCACAGCTCTACCCGCCACGGCTGCCACCCTAGTGACCGGCTCAACCGATATCTATCAGTTTGAAAATACGCTGCCAACAGGAGATAGCAATCTCTCCGGTGATTCCTTTGCAGATGCATTTCGCTTTCGAGTCACATCATCCTCGGAAGGCACTGTGCTCTTCCGGTTCTTAGTCGCTCCACCCAGCAGCGCAAACTACTTTGTCAGCCAGATTTACTTCAACTACTTCAACCCAGACGCCACATCGCCCCTCCTTTCTGACCCTGTGATTGGCGTCAACAACGTTGGAGTTGTCAATTTCCAAGCAACCTCCGGCAACTTGTCTCAGGGTGACGATCCAGGCGTTGGTTTCCTGGCTGAAAACACCTTCTTCAGCGCAGGCGTCAACACCAGCAACACAGTTAACCGATTAAGTGGCGGAGAGACCCTAGGCATTCGTTTTACGGGAGATTTGGCAGCAGTGTTGGTCGCCCTTGAGTCCAACACTCTGAGAATTGGTTTAGATGTGCAAGGCTTTCCTGATGGCAGTGATTCGTTTGTGAGTGGTTCATCGCCAGTCGTCGAAGAACCACCAGTTGTCGAAGAGCCACCCGTGGTTGAAGAACCGCCAGTTGTCGAAGAGCCACCCGTGGTTGAAGAGCCACCCGTCGTCGAAGAGCCGCCAGTCGTCGAAGAACCGCCAGTCGTCGAAGAACCACCCATCGTTGAAGAACCACCCGTGGTTGAAGAGCCGCCGGTCGTTGAAGAACCCGTGGTCGAAGAACCGCCGGTCATCGAGGAGCCCGTAGTCGAAGAGCCGCCGGTTGTTGAAGAACCCGTGGTCGAAGAACCGCCGGTCGTTGAAGAACCCGTAGTCGAAGAACCACCCGTCGTTGAAGAACCCGTCGTTGAAGAGCCGCCCGTGGTTGAAGACCCCGTGGTCAGCCAACCTCCTATTGAAGAAGTGCCTGAACCCATGACCCTTTTGGGTACGGGGCTAGCGATTGGCTTCGGAGCATGGTTCAAGCGTCGCCAACGTAACGCCTAG